ACGGCACCTTCATAGCAGACCAAGTTGGGAGACACCGTGATACGTCTCTTGCCGCCGACAGCCATACCATTCAATCCCAAGATGATTCCTTGTTGCTGCAAAGACAGGATGCCACTCTCGACAACGTCATTGTGAATGAATACATCACCTTGCATTCCAAAATAGCTGATGGCGGGACCGCGATAAATGGGCTTGCTATCCCCGGAGGCATAGCGGACTTCGATGTCCGCAGTGACTTTGCGGCCCACGGCAGCGAGGGGGCCGTCACCGATCTTGACATCCTCGATCATAAGGAGCTTTCGCTTCAACTGTTCGAGGGCCTGTCGCCATTCGGAGGAAAGTTCGACGGGTTTGTAACCTCCACTTTCTTCACTAATGTAACACCCAACTTGGGTCATGCCGAGAATAAGAATAATCAAAGCGTGCTTCAGCATAGTCTCTCCTTCGGTAGCCAAACTGTATCGACTGATCGAAAGATGGTCAACGAAAGATGTGTCTTCAACGCACCCCTCGCAGTCTGAGCAGTAGCCGCTTGGCTTCGGCCTCCTGTACAATGCGCCTCCATGCGAACCGCACATTCTCTTCATCTACTCACCGGGCTCTACCTCATTCTCGATCCGTCGGTGGCATCGACCAGATCGTTACGTGATGCGCTACGGCAATCCGCTCAAGCCGGGGTGAAGATCGTTCAATACCGCAATAAGAACGCCTCAATGAAAGAGGCTTACGCGGAAGCGTTGCCACTCAGGAAGCTTGCGGAGGAGTTGGGCGTCCTGTTCATTGTGAATGACCGCTGCGATTTGGCGCTGGCGGTGGATGCGGACGGGGTACATCTGGGACAGGGAGATCTACCACTCGATCTTGCGAGAAAGGTGATGGGACCGGACAAGCTAATCGGCATCTCGACTCACAATGCCGATCAGGTTCGGGAGGCGAGTGCCGGTAAGCCGGACTATCTCGGGTTCGGTCCGATCTTCAAACCGGGCTCAAAGCAGGATCACGATCCGGTCGTAGGGATTGAAGGCCTGCGGGCGATTCGTACACTCACGTCATTGCCGGTCTTTGCCATCGGCGGGATTGCAGTGGAGAACGTCGGTGACGTAATGAAGGCAGGCGCGAACGGAGTCGCCGTCATCTCGGCCATTCTGAAAGCACCGGACATCAAGCAAACAGTCAGCGAGTTCCTCTCACAGATGCCAGCACCAGCTTCGTAAGCTTCTTCATCTCGCTACTCGCTGCCAGCTTTCCTACAGCCCAATCATACCGCGCATCAACGCCAGCCATGTAGGGGAGTGGTCCTATTACCGGCACTCCGGCAGACTCCCGCAGCAATTCTAGGGTCGAACGTTCCTGTCGTCGTGCCACAGGGGTTTTCGCTGGAACCGTTTGATTCAATACCAGTGCAAGGATCGGAATCTTGCACGCACGTAATGCATTGAGCGTGAGCATGGCGTGATTCACTCCGCCAAGTCCGGCTCGTCCGACAACCAGCACCGGGGCCTTCAGCTTCTCGATCAAATCCAGCACATCGACCGTTGAAGTGATCGGCACATGCACACCACCCGCGCCCTCAACCAATAGGAGATCATGCAGTGCTTGCAGCTTGCGATACGCCTGCACGATCGTCGAGATCTTGATCGTTCGCCGTTCAGCCCGGGCGGCATCCAGCGGCGCAACCGGAAGCCGGAAAGAATAGGGCCGGACAAGATCGAGGGCATCCGAGACCTGCGCCGCCTGTACGAGCCGACCGGCATCGGAGGGTCGGCCTTTCACCACACCGGTTTCGACCGGCTTCATCACGCCCACAGATAGTCCACGACGGCGCAAGGCCACGGCCAGCGTTGCCGTTGTCAGGGTCTTTCCCACACCGGTATCAGTCGCCGTGATAAAGAGAGCCGTCATGCCTTCCTCTCTCGCGTCAGACATTCCGGCTGTCGCAATTCCAGACCTGGCCCGACAGATCGTGGAGCTGCGCCATGTGCACAATCGTCCTCGCGACCTCTTCAATCGCGGGTGGACGACGGAGTGCATGGTCAGGCCAGTTAGGATCATCGGGCATCGTTCCCTCTGAGAGGCCGGTCCGATGCCACCCCGGCAAGACCAGATTCACCCGTACGTTCTGCGGCCCCCATTCCTGCGCCGCTGTCTTGACCAATCCAATCAAGCCTGCCTTCGACGCCGCATACGCTGCTTGACCGGCTGATCCATGGTATCCCGCGTGCGAACCGATCACGACAATTGAACCGCCGCCTTGAATCAGCAGGGGAGAGGCCATCGCCTGAAGACAATGAAAGGTGCCGGTGAGATTCGTGTGTATGACACTCATCCATGCATCTTCTTGCTGCCGCAGCACCAGACTACTTGCCGCAATCCCTGCATTGCAGATAAAGGCGGCCGGCGGTGACGCCTGATCGCTGAACATCTCGACCATCTGTCGAACGGATTCTCCCTCACGCACATCCGCTTGATAGAGACCGCCGGTTCCACCGGTCACGCGGACGGCGCGTAACGTCTTGGCAGCCTCTGCCTTCTGCCGGTGATAATGCACCCCGACGTACCAACCGGCTGCCGCAAAGGCCCGGCAAATTGCGCGCCCGATACCCCCTGATGCTCCCGTCACCAGGACCGATTGCCGGTTTGGTTTCCGCGTCACCATTCGCGTCGCTGATTTGATTCGCCTTGGGGAAGCCATGATGACGGGATTATGTCGGCAGCCATTCGACAACGCAAGCCTGGGGAATCCGCATCGCCCCATGCCTTGCTGCCTCCTCAATGCCTATGGTACGGTCCTTCCAACAGAGGAGGATCCTGATGCCGCACGTCCCCCAAGCCTTGCCCCATGTGTTGTCGTCACTCGCGTTGACCGCCGTGCTGTTCGCCGTTGGACCATTCGCGACCACGCCGCTGGCAGCAGAGGAGCCCTCGCACATCGACCAATCCGCCGATTACTTTCCCGACCAGATCGGCACCCGCTGGCATTACCGCGGGCAGATCTCCGAAGGCCCGGTACAGGTGATCGATAATAAGTTCTTCGTCAACACGTCCTCGGTCACTGGAACCAAGAAGCTCAACGGAGTGACGGTCACCATCTTCCACGATACGAACCCCGGCAACCACGGTGAATCCGACAGCTACTACCGCCGCGACAGCGTCGGCATGGTGTACTACGGATCCGATCCCGGCACGCCGCTGGAACGACAGATCGTGCCCTATCAAATCGTCCGTTTTCCCATCACCATTCCATCGTCGTTTCAGCAATTCAACCGGAGCGGGCTCGACTTCGGCAGCGATATGGATCGAGACGGCGTGAATGAAAAAGTCGATATGGTCGGCACGACGAGTGCGATCGGTCGCGAAACGATCACCGTCCCGGCCGGAACCTATTCGAATGCCGTGAAAGTAGAAGCCCGCATGACCATGCAGATCCATCTGTCCGGCGGAGACAGACCGGCCCGTGGCACCGATGTGATGACCGCCTGGTTTGCCAAAGGGGTCGGGCTGGTTAAATATGTCGAACGGCAGGAATTGTCCGCTTCGAAGGAAGATCGCGGCATGGTGACGGAGATTACCGAAGAGTTGGAAGAATTTACGCCGGCTCGCTAGCAGGCTGCTCAGGATCAGCCTGTAACCTTGTCACGAATCAGTCCGTCGCCTCAAATCCGCGGCGCAGCGTATTTTCGCTGATCACACG
This is a stretch of genomic DNA from Nitrospira lenta. It encodes these proteins:
- the thiE gene encoding thiamine phosphate synthase: MRTAHSLHLLTGLYLILDPSVASTRSLRDALRQSAQAGVKIVQYRNKNASMKEAYAEALPLRKLAEELGVLFIVNDRCDLALAVDADGVHLGQGDLPLDLARKVMGPDKLIGISTHNADQVREASAGKPDYLGFGPIFKPGSKQDHDPVVGIEGLRAIRTLTSLPVFAIGGIAVENVGDVMKAGANGVAVISAILKAPDIKQTVSEFLSQMPAPAS
- the bioD gene encoding dethiobiotin synthase; the encoded protein is MTALFITATDTGVGKTLTTATLAVALRRRGLSVGVMKPVETGVVKGRPSDAGRLVQAAQVSDALDLVRPYSFRLPVAPLDAARAERRTIKISTIVQAYRKLQALHDLLLVEGAGGVHVPITSTVDVLDLIEKLKAPVLVVGRAGLGGVNHAMLTLNALRACKIPILALVLNQTVPAKTPVARRQERSTLELLRESAGVPVIGPLPYMAGVDARYDWAVGKLAASSEMKKLTKLVLASVRGTR
- a CDS encoding SDR family oxidoreductase, with product MVTRKPNRQSVLVTGASGGIGRAICRAFAAAGWYVGVHYHRQKAEAAKTLRAVRVTGGTGGLYQADVREGESVRQMVEMFSDQASPPAAFICNAGIAASSLVLRQQEDAWMSVIHTNLTGTFHCLQAMASPLLIQGGGSIVVIGSHAGYHGSAGQAAYAASKAGLIGLVKTAAQEWGPQNVRVNLVLPGWHRTGLSEGTMPDDPNWPDHALRRPPAIEEVARTIVHMAQLHDLSGQVWNCDSRNV